A single region of the Lactobacillus isalae genome encodes:
- a CDS encoding PolC-type DNA polymerase III, producing MTKKNELFKKLLDQIKFPDKFEDNDIVQNGEIENVDVYANERKWQIHVFFDTPLDFETYRSLNELIHQTFEPFVNVELLVQTRDGNSKKLPSYWTYAIQNSTNLKPAVREFLQGQAPHLEKEKWLIPTQNNVVNGLLSEQVLAELNSEFRRYGFFNIKFTTKVDETNIDENLRSLEQVQAQHESAMQEFYEKQPAEPKKKMPVKSTRMGSKKVDKKAKFIQIQDLEDGSGNVAIEGHIFNTDIHELKSGSVIFTGEITDYTDSISFKKFVSDKDQIDYLKGIKPGVWARMQGYAADDQYQHDVVFNIRNLELIEHKGREEKYEGEEKRVELHLHTNMSQLDATSTASDFIKTAKKFGQKAIAITDHADVQAFPEAYHTGASEKMKILYGYEANMIDDHALLVLNPTEMDYRDREYVIFDVETTGLSSVYDTIIEIGAVKMKNGEVLERFDEFINPHHPLSDTTINLTSITDEMVGAADDEKDVIKKFKDFYGDRPLCGHNVQFDVGFVNAALRRAGLDEISQPVVDTLEVSRLLHPEQTRHTLDSLAKKYNVVLEHHHRANQDAEATGYLMFKLLDAFNARFHEADLGKMNDYAKYGQVYKRAKPSHMSVLALNQEGLKNMYKLVSLASTKYFYRIPRTPKSELRKYHKGLLFGSGCWQGDVFISMMQKGYDEAREKARFYDYLEVQPPAAYQTLIEDDLIKDEDELHEIIQNIYKLGKELNKPVVATGDSHYVEPHEAIYRKILLAAQKANPNRNKNLPDLHFYSTQEMLDAFSFLGEDVAKEIVIENTNKLADQIEEIAPIKSGLYPPHIENADQEMKDLTYNKAYELYGKPLPKIVEDRIELELNSIISNGYAVIYLISQRLVAKSNKDGYLVGSRGSVGSSLVATMSGITEVNPLAPHYRCPNCKYSKFFENGEYGSGYDLPDKNCPKCGTPLVKDGQDIPFATFLGFHGDKVPDIDLNFSGDYQPVAHNYIRVMFGPDNSFRAGTIATVADKTAYGYVKHYEDENELHLRNAELDRLAAGASGVKRTTGQHPAGIVVVPDDMDIYDFTPVQYPADDLSAAWLTTHFDFHSIHDNILKFDILGHDDPTMIRMLQDLSGIDPLTIPPDDPGVMSLFSSPEILGVTPEQIQSKTGTLGVPEFGTKFVRGMLEETKPTTFSELLQISGLSHGTDVWLGNAEDLINNGTCKLKNVIGCRDNIMMDLIHWGVKPEVAFFTMESVRHGKGISDENMEILKKNDKIPDWYIPSCLKIKYMFPKAHATAYILMALRIAWFKVYYPVIYYASYFSVRADLFDLVAMSHGKNTVKAAMKEIQDKGMDVSAKDKSLLTVLEIANECLERGIKIKMVDVNESEATDFKIIDDHTILAPFNAVPGLGDNAAKQIVAARAEQKFLSKEDLATRGKVSQTIMEYFENNGVLEGMPDQNQLSLF from the coding sequence GTGACAAAAAAGAACGAACTTTTCAAAAAACTATTAGATCAAATTAAGTTTCCTGATAAGTTTGAAGATAACGATATTGTCCAAAATGGTGAAATTGAAAACGTGGATGTATACGCTAATGAAAGAAAGTGGCAAATCCACGTTTTTTTTGATACACCACTAGATTTTGAAACTTATCGTTCTCTTAATGAACTTATTCATCAAACTTTTGAGCCTTTTGTAAACGTTGAATTATTAGTTCAAACAAGAGATGGAAATAGTAAAAAATTACCATCATATTGGACTTATGCTATTCAAAATTCGACTAATCTAAAGCCAGCTGTCCGAGAATTTTTACAAGGACAAGCTCCACATTTAGAAAAAGAAAAATGGCTAATTCCAACCCAGAATAATGTTGTAAATGGATTACTTTCGGAGCAAGTTTTAGCCGAATTAAATAGCGAATTCAGACGCTACGGATTTTTTAATATTAAGTTCACTACTAAGGTTGATGAAACAAATATTGATGAAAATTTGAGAAGCTTAGAGCAAGTTCAAGCACAACATGAGTCTGCTATGCAGGAATTTTATGAGAAACAACCTGCTGAACCTAAGAAAAAGATGCCTGTTAAAAGTACGAGAATGGGCAGTAAAAAGGTTGATAAGAAGGCTAAGTTTATTCAGATTCAAGATTTGGAAGACGGAAGCGGAAATGTGGCTATTGAAGGACACATTTTTAATACCGATATTCACGAATTGAAGTCTGGAAGCGTAATATTTACAGGTGAAATAACTGACTATACTGATTCAATCAGTTTTAAGAAATTTGTTTCTGATAAAGACCAAATTGATTATTTGAAGGGAATTAAACCTGGTGTTTGGGCACGCATGCAAGGTTATGCAGCTGATGATCAATATCAGCATGATGTTGTTTTCAACATTCGAAACCTAGAGTTAATTGAACATAAGGGACGCGAAGAAAAATATGAAGGTGAAGAAAAAAGGGTTGAGCTTCATCTTCATACAAACATGAGTCAACTAGATGCAACAAGTACGGCTAGTGATTTTATTAAAACTGCGAAGAAATTTGGTCAAAAAGCAATTGCAATAACTGACCACGCCGATGTGCAAGCCTTCCCAGAAGCATATCATACTGGTGCAAGTGAAAAGATGAAGATCTTATACGGCTACGAAGCTAATATGATTGATGACCATGCCTTACTTGTGTTAAATCCTACAGAAATGGATTATCGTGATCGCGAATATGTAATTTTCGATGTTGAAACAACTGGTCTTTCATCTGTTTATGACACTATTATCGAAATTGGTGCAGTAAAAATGAAAAATGGGGAAGTGCTTGAAAGATTTGATGAATTTATCAATCCGCATCATCCCTTGAGTGATACCACTATTAATTTGACTTCGATTACTGATGAAATGGTTGGAGCAGCTGATGATGAGAAAGACGTCATCAAGAAATTTAAAGACTTTTATGGTGATCGTCCATTGTGTGGTCACAATGTTCAATTCGACGTTGGTTTTGTGAATGCTGCTTTGCGCCGTGCTGGTTTAGACGAAATTTCTCAGCCTGTTGTTGATACACTTGAGGTTTCAAGACTTTTACACCCTGAACAGACGCGTCACACGTTAGATTCTCTAGCCAAAAAATATAATGTGGTTTTGGAACATCACCACCGTGCCAACCAGGATGCCGAAGCAACTGGATATTTAATGTTTAAATTACTTGATGCTTTCAACGCTCGTTTCCATGAAGCAGATTTAGGGAAAATGAACGATTATGCTAAGTATGGTCAAGTTTACAAGAGAGCTAAACCCAGTCATATGAGTGTTCTTGCTTTAAACCAAGAGGGCTTAAAGAATATGTACAAACTTGTTTCACTGGCAAGTACTAAATACTTTTACCGCATTCCCAGAACACCTAAGTCTGAGCTAAGAAAATACCATAAAGGATTATTATTTGGCAGTGGATGCTGGCAAGGCGATGTATTCATTTCAATGATGCAAAAGGGATACGATGAAGCAAGAGAAAAGGCACGTTTTTATGACTATCTTGAAGTGCAACCACCAGCAGCTTATCAAACACTAATTGAAGACGATTTGATTAAGGATGAAGACGAGTTACATGAAATTATTCAGAATATTTATAAACTTGGTAAAGAACTAAATAAGCCCGTTGTAGCGACTGGAGATTCACATTATGTAGAACCTCACGAAGCAATTTATCGTAAAATTTTATTAGCGGCTCAAAAAGCAAATCCTAATCGAAATAAAAACTTACCTGATTTACATTTTTATTCAACTCAAGAGATGCTTGATGCCTTTAGTTTCTTAGGCGAAGATGTTGCTAAAGAAATTGTAATCGAGAATACAAATAAGCTAGCTGATCAAATTGAAGAAATCGCTCCAATTAAGAGTGGTTTATATCCTCCACATATTGAAAATGCAGATCAAGAAATGAAAGATCTGACCTACAATAAGGCTTACGAATTATATGGAAAGCCACTACCAAAGATTGTAGAAGATAGAATTGAGCTTGAATTGAATTCTATTATTTCAAATGGGTATGCCGTTATTTATTTGATTTCTCAACGACTCGTTGCTAAATCAAATAAAGATGGGTATTTAGTTGGTTCTCGTGGATCAGTTGGTTCTAGTTTAGTTGCGACAATGTCTGGAATTACTGAGGTTAATCCTTTGGCTCCGCATTATCGTTGTCCAAACTGTAAATATTCAAAGTTCTTTGAAAATGGTGAATATGGTTCTGGCTATGACTTACCAGACAAAAATTGTCCTAAATGTGGTACCCCTTTAGTTAAGGATGGACAAGATATTCCGTTTGCTACTTTCTTAGGTTTCCATGGAGACAAGGTTCCTGATATCGATTTGAACTTCTCTGGAGACTATCAGCCAGTGGCACATAACTATATTCGAGTTATGTTTGGACCTGACAATTCATTTAGGGCGGGAACTATTGCCACAGTTGCTGATAAGACTGCGTATGGATATGTTAAGCACTATGAAGATGAAAATGAATTGCATTTAAGAAATGCTGAGCTTGACCGTTTAGCTGCCGGCGCTTCAGGAGTGAAAAGAACCACGGGTCAGCACCCAGCGGGAATTGTTGTGGTTCCTGATGATATGGATATTTATGACTTTACTCCGGTTCAATATCCTGCTGATGACTTAAGTGCTGCTTGGCTTACAACACACTTTGATTTCCATTCTATTCACGATAATATTTTGAAGTTTGATATTCTGGGACACGATGATCCGACGATGATCAGAATGCTTCAAGATTTATCTGGAATTGACCCATTAACTATTCCACCTGACGATCCGGGTGTGATGTCACTATTTTCAAGCCCAGAAATTTTAGGAGTTACTCCTGAACAAATTCAATCAAAGACTGGAACCTTAGGTGTACCAGAATTTGGTACTAAATTTGTTAGAGGGATGCTTGAAGAAACTAAGCCGACAACTTTCTCAGAATTGTTGCAGATTTCAGGCTTGTCACACGGGACGGACGTATGGTTAGGAAATGCAGAAGATTTAATTAATAACGGTACTTGCAAACTAAAGAACGTAATTGGTTGTCGTGACAACATCATGATGGACTTGATTCACTGGGGAGTAAAACCAGAAGTTGCTTTCTTTACAATGGAATCTGTGCGTCACGGTAAGGGAATTAGTGATGAAAATATGGAAATCTTGAAGAAGAATGATAAGATCCCTGACTGGTATATTCCTTCTTGTTTAAAGATTAAGTATATGTTCCCTAAGGCCCATGCGACTGCTTATATTTTGATGGCTCTTAGAATTGCTTGGTTTAAAGTCTATTATCCTGTAATTTACTATGCTTCATACTTTTCTGTTCGTGCTGATTTATTTGATTTAGTAGCGATGAGTCATGGAAAGAACACGGTTAAAGCAGCAATGAAGGAAATTCAGGATAAGGG
- a CDS encoding proline--tRNA ligase produces MRQSKFFMPTLKEAPSDAVAKSHQLMLRGGYIRQVTAGVYAYLPLGYRVLRKAENIIEEEMDNINVPEMIMPHLLPATLWQESGRYKKYGAEMFKLQDRHGRESLLGPTHEETFTEIVAKNLKSYKQMPLALYQIQTKFRDENRPRFGLLRGREFVMLDGYSFAATREQLDEQFDDQKGAYLKIFNRAGVTVHPVIADSGTMGGKNSTEFQAPAAIGEDTIATNEKGTYAANLEMAKSIDTFKQDPEEAKELSKVSTPGMDTIEKLADFLKVPATRIVKSILYIADDQKVLVLIRGDKEINEVKLGHVLDADEVRTANAEELVEITGSEKGGVGPIGADWADKIVADETVKDLYNVVVGANETDYQYQNANLDRDFKVDEFADIRTANEGEPDPVDHLPLKFTTSIEVGHIFKLGTYYTDTMGADFLDNNGKAKPVIMGSYGIGVTRMLSAAVEQHLTENGIAWPKEIAPFAIHLIQMKMKDETQTELAEKLEKELSAKYDVLYDDRNERPGVKFNDADLVGAPLRITIGRKAKDGIVEVKRPTDEKAVEVNISDLDAVIAKELG; encoded by the coding sequence ATGCGTCAATCAAAATTTTTTATGCCAACGTTAAAAGAGGCACCTTCTGATGCTGTAGCAAAAAGTCACCAATTAATGCTTAGAGGTGGTTATATTCGTCAGGTAACGGCGGGAGTATATGCATACTTACCTTTAGGTTACCGCGTATTGCGCAAGGCGGAAAATATTATTGAAGAAGAAATGGACAATATTAATGTACCTGAAATGATTATGCCTCATCTCTTGCCTGCTACTCTTTGGCAAGAATCTGGTCGTTATAAAAAATATGGCGCAGAAATGTTTAAACTTCAAGACCGTCATGGACGTGAAAGTTTGCTTGGTCCAACACACGAAGAAACTTTTACTGAAATTGTTGCTAAGAATTTAAAGAGTTACAAGCAAATGCCACTTGCTTTATACCAAATTCAAACTAAATTCCGTGATGAAAACCGTCCACGTTTCGGGTTGCTTCGTGGAAGAGAATTTGTGATGCTTGATGGCTACAGCTTTGCCGCAACTCGCGAACAATTAGATGAGCAATTTGATGATCAAAAGGGAGCATATTTAAAGATTTTTAATCGTGCTGGAGTAACTGTTCACCCAGTTATTGCGGATTCAGGTACAATGGGTGGAAAGAATTCAACAGAATTTCAAGCACCTGCTGCAATTGGTGAAGATACAATTGCTACCAATGAAAAGGGAACATATGCTGCTAACCTCGAAATGGCTAAAAGTATTGATACCTTTAAACAAGATCCAGAAGAAGCAAAAGAATTAAGTAAGGTATCTACTCCAGGCATGGACACAATTGAAAAGCTAGCTGACTTTCTTAAAGTTCCTGCAACTAGAATTGTTAAGAGCATTTTATACATTGCAGATGATCAAAAAGTTTTAGTTTTAATTCGTGGCGATAAAGAAATTAACGAAGTTAAGTTGGGTCACGTATTAGATGCTGATGAAGTTAGAACTGCAAATGCTGAGGAATTAGTAGAGATTACTGGTTCAGAAAAAGGCGGAGTTGGACCAATTGGCGCTGATTGGGCAGATAAGATCGTTGCTGATGAAACAGTTAAGGACTTATACAATGTAGTAGTTGGTGCAAATGAAACTGATTATCAATATCAAAACGCTAACTTGGACCGTGATTTTAAGGTTGATGAATTTGCTGATATTCGTACAGCAAATGAAGGTGAACCAGATCCAGTTGATCATTTGCCATTGAAATTTACTACAAGTATCGAAGTTGGTCATATTTTCAAATTAGGTACTTACTATACTGATACTATGGGTGCTGATTTCTTAGATAACAATGGTAAGGCTAAACCAGTAATCATGGGCTCTTACGGAATTGGTGTAACTAGAATGCTTTCAGCAGCCGTTGAACAACACTTAACTGAAAACGGAATTGCTTGGCCAAAGGAAATTGCTCCATTTGCTATTCATCTAATTCAAATGAAGATGAAAGATGAAACTCAAACTGAATTGGCCGAAAAACTTGAAAAAGAACTTTCAGCTAAGTATGATGTTTTATACGATGATAGAAATGAACGTCCAGGTGTTAAATTTAATGATGCTGATTTAGTAGGAGCACCATTGAGAATTACAATTGGTCGAAAAGCAAAAGATGGTATTGTAGAAGTAAAGCGTCCAACTGATGAAAAAGCTGTTGAAGTTAATATTTCTGATTTGGATGCTGTGATTGCAAAAGAGTTAGGATAA